The Arthrobacter oryzae DNA window CGGCTTTTCCTGGAACGCGCGACGGCGGCCGGCGTCCCGGACGCCACAATCTCACCGCCGGCGTCGCCACCGGCCGGGCCGAGGTCGATCACCCAGTCCGCCGCGGCCACCACATCCATCTCGTGTTCCACGACGATGACCGTGTTGCCGGCGTCCACCAGCCCGTGCAGCTGGGCCATGAGCAGCTGGACGTCCGCAGGGTGCAGGCCGGTGGTGGGCTCGTCCAGCAGGTACAGGGTGTGGCCGCGGCTGGCGCGCTGAAGCTCCGTGGCCAATTTGATGCGCTGCGCCTCGCCGCCCGAGAGCTCAGTGGCGGGCTGGCCCAGGCGGAGGTAGCCCAGGCCGACGTCGCGCAGGGTCTGCAGGCTGCGGGCAGCGGCGGGAACACCAGCGAGGAACTCCCCGGCCGCATCCACGGTCATGGCCAGCACCTCGGCCACGTTCCTGCCGTTGTACGTGACCTCAAGCGTTTCCGGGTTGTAGCGCGACCCCTGGCATTCGGGGCAGGGACCGTAGCTGCCCGGCAGGAACAGGAGCTCCACGGCCACAAACCCTTCGCCGAGGCACGTCTCGCAACGGCCGCCAGCCACATTGAAGGAGAACCGTCCTGCGCCAAAACCACGGGCACGGGCCTCCTCCGTGGCGGCGAACTCTTTGCGCACGGCGTCGAACAGTCCGGTGTAGGTGGCCAGGTTGGACCGCGGCGTACGGCCGATCGGCTTCTGGTCCACGCGCACCAGCCGGTCGATCTGTTCCAGCCCGGAGACAGGACCCACAGTTTCAGCAATGTCCAGTGGTTCCAGGGCCCCGGCCCCGGCCTCCGCCTCCGACGTGGCGTCGGACGCCCTGTCCTCCGCCGGGTGCAGGCGGGCTCCCACCACCTCGGCGAGGACCTGGCTGACCAGCGTCGACTTGCCGGAGCCGGACACGCCCGTAACCGCGGTCAGCACGCCGAGCGGGAAGTCGGCATCGAGTTTGCGCAGGTTGTGGCGGGTGATGTCGCGCAGCCCCAGCCAGCCGGCAGCCTCCCGGCCGGCGCCCGCGGCGGAGGTGCCGCCGGCTGCGGGGGGACCGCCGGTGGCGGGAATCCCGCCGTCGGTCGTCCCGCCGTCGTTCTTCCTGCCAAAGCCGCCTGAAGCGCCCTCGCCGTCCGGGAACAGGAACGGCCGCGTGACGGATGACTCCACGTCCGCGAGCCCCGCAACCGGTCCGCTGTAGAGGATCTCGCCGCCGCCTTCACCGGCGCGCGGGCCGACGTCAACGAGCCAGTCCGCACGGCGGACCACGTCCATGTTGTGTTCCACCACGAACACGGAATTCCCGGAAGACTTGAGCGCCTCGAGCACTGCCTGCAGCGGTTCGGCGTCGGCGGGGTGGAGGCCCGCGGACGGCTCGTCCAGCACATACACCACGCCGAACAGGCCGGAGCGCAGCTGGGTGGCGATCCGCAGGCGCTGCATTTCGCCGGGGGAGAGCGTGGGCGTGGCCCGGCCCAGGGCAAGGTAGCCGAGCCCGAGTTCCAGCAGGACGGTGATCCGCAGCAGGAGGTCGCGGGTGATGGCGACCGCCACCTCGTTGGTCTCGCCCGACACGGCGGCGCGGCTGGCCGTTCCGGCGTCCTTCAGTTCGGTGGTGGGCCGGATGATCCCGGCCAGTTCGGTCATGGGCACGGCGTTGAGCTCGGCGATGGTGTGGCCCGCGAAGGTCACATCCAGGGCCTCGGGCGTCAGGCCGCTTCCGCCGCAGCGGTCGCAAGGGCCCGTTTCCATGAACCGGAGGACGCGCTGGCGCATGGTGTCGCTCTTGGAATCGGCCAGGGTGTGGAGCACGTAGCTCTTGGCGCTCCAGAAACGGCCTTTGTATGGTTTGGCCACCCGGTCCCGCTTCGGTGTCACCTCCACCACGGGCTGTTCCTCGGTAAAGAGGATCCAGTCGCGGTGCTTCTTGGGGAGCTTCCGCCACGGGGTGTTCACGTCGTAGCCCAGGTGGCTCAGGATGTCGCGCAGGTTTTTGCCCTGCCACGCGCCCGGCCAGGCAGCGATGGCTCCGTCGGCAATGCTCAGTGAGCTGTCCGGCACCAGGGATGATTCGCTGACCGTGTGGGCAATGCCCAGGCCGTGGCAGACGGGGCAGGCGCCGGCTGCGGTGTTGGGCGAGAAGGCGTCTGAATCCAGCTGCGCCTTGCCGTCCGGATAGGTGCCGGCGCGGGAGAACAGCATGCGCAGCGAGTTGGACAGCGTGGTCACCGTGCCCACGGTGGAGCGGCTGCTCGGGGTCCCGCGCCGTTGTTGAAGCGCGACGGCGGGAGGCAGCCCGGTGATCATCTCCACCTTGGGATTGTGGCCCTGCTGGATGAGTCGGCGGGCGTACGGCGCCACAGACTCGAAGTAGCGGCGCTGGGCCTCGGCGTAGATGGTGCCGAAGGCGAGGGACGACTTGCCGGAACCGGACACGCCGGTAAACGCGACGATGGCATCCCGTGGAACATCCACGTCCACGGTGCGCAGGTTGTTTTCCCGGGCACCGCGCACCCGAACAAATCCATCCGTGTGGTGGTCCGGGGTCAGAAAGGGAACATCGGAAGCCTGCTTATTGTGTTGCATTGATTCGACTCTATCGGTGCAGGGGCACAGCGGGCATATCCTTACCGGATGGAAACTTACGACGACGCGCCCGGACCCGGCGGTGCGTCAGCACTCAGCGATGCCCCTGTTCCCGATGCCAAACAGGCAGTGTCCGAACAGGCAGTGTCCGAAGAAGCAGCGGCCGAACAAGCAGCGGCCGAACCGGCTCTGTCCGAAGAGGCAGTGTCCGACGAAGCAGCGGCAGAGCCGCCCGTCAAGCTACTGCCGGTGGCGGAGCTGCACCTCCACATCGAGGGGACCCTGGAGCCGGAGCTGATTTTCGCCCTCGCTGAGCGCAACGGGATCGAGCTGCCGTACGCGGACCTCGACGAGCTGCGTGCCCGCTACGAGTTCACGGACCTGCAGTCGTTCCTGGACCTGTACTACGCCAACATGGCCGTGCTGCAGACCGAGCAGGACTTCGCGGACATGACCCGCGCCTATCTGGAGCGTGCGGCGGCCGCCGGAGTGCGGCACGCGGAAATCATGATGGACCCGCAGGCCCACGTATCCCGTGGCGTGCCGCTGGAAACCTGCGTGAACGGGGTGGCCTCCGTGCTGGCCAACTCCCTGGAAGAGTTCGGTGTGTCCACGCTGCTCATCGCGGCGTTCCTGCGCGACCTGTCCGAGGAATCGGCCCTCGACGTCCTGGAGCAGCTGCTGGCCATGAACGCGCCCATTGCCGGCATCGGTCTGGACTCGGCCGAGGTGGGCAACCCGCCGGCCAAATTCGAACGGCTGTTCGCCCGGGCGAAGGAAGCCGGACTGCACCGGATAGCGCACGCCGGCGAGGAGGGCCCGCCGTCGTACATTATCGACGCGCTGGAACTGCTGGATGTGGAGCGGATCGACCACGGCATCCGGTGCATGGAGGACCCCGACCTGGTGGAGCACCTTGTGGCGGAGCGGGTGCCGCTGACCGTGTGCCCATTGTCCAATGTGCGGCTCCGTGCGGTGGACACCCTGGCCGAGCACCCGCTGCCGGCCATGCTCGCCGCGGGTCTGAACGTCAGCGTGAACTCAGACGATCCCGCGTACTTCGGCGGGTATGTGGACGACAACTTCGTGCAACTGCAAGCCGTCCTGGGCCTCTCCGAGTTCGACCGGGTCCGGCTGGCCTCCAACTCCATCCGGTCCTCCTTCGCAGGCGAAGAGCGCAAGACCGAGCTGCTCGCGGAGCTCGGCTACTCCTGAGCACGGACGGCCGGGCCGAATGCTTGCGGGGCCCTGTCATACCTGCTAATCCTGAGGAAAGATCGTGTCCGTGGGGACGCTTCTCCAGGGTGACATCAGTTCAAAGCAGCACTGATCAGCAGGTTCCGAGTCAGGGAGGCGCAGCATGCCGCGCAAGAATCCGCACGTGGAAGAAGCCGACGAAAATAACCTGGAAGTGGGGAAGCCCAAGGACTGGGCCGCCGGCATTCCCGGCGTCTACCACTCGATGCAGCCGGCCCTGAAACACATGGGCGTGGGGCGTGCCGGCAAGACGCTGCTGGGGCTGAACCAGAAGGACGGCTTCGATTGCATGAGCTGCGCCTGGCCGGATCCCGGGCACCGGAAGACCTTCGAGTTCTGTGAACAGGGCGCAAAGGCGGTCACGTGGGAGGCGACTCCGGTGGTGGTGCCCTCCGAGTTTTGGGCCGCGAACCCCGTCAGCGAACTGCGGGAGCGGTCCGAATACTGGCTCGGGATGCAGGGCCGCCTTACGGAGCCGGTGTACAAACCGGCGGGGGAGGACCACTACCGGCCGGTCACCTGGGACGAGGCCTTTTCCATCATCGGCAGCAAGCTCCAGGGCCTGGACAGCCCGGACGAGGCCGCGTTCTACACCAGCGGCCGGACCTCGAACGAGGCGGCGTTCCTGTACCAGCTGTTCGTGCGGGCCTTCGGGACCAACAACCTCCCGGACTGCTCCAACATGTGCCATGAGTCCTCCGGCTGGGCCATGGGCCAGACCATCGGCGTGGGCAAGGCCACCGTCTCCTATGACGACTTCGCCAAGGCGGACTTGATCATCATCATGGGCCAGAACCCCGGCAGTAACCATCCCCGCATGCTCACCGCACTCGAGGACGCCAAGGAGGCCGGCTGCGAGATCGTGGCCATCAACCCGCTGCCCGAAGCCGGGCTCATGCGGTACAAGAACCCGCAGAAGATCAACGGAATCGTGGGACGCGGCACGGAGCTGGCGGACCAGTACCTGCAGATCCGGCTGGGCGGTGACATGGCGCTGATGCAGGCCCTGTCCAGGCGGGTGCTGGACGCAGAGTCCAAGCGCCCCGGCAAAGTGCTGGACCACGAATTCCTCCGGGAGCACTGCGAGGGCCTGGACGAACTCAGGGCGCACCTTGCTTCCCTGCAGGAAGCCACCGTGCTGCGCGCCACCGGCCTGAGCAGCATGGAGATCGACGAACTCGCCGAACGGTACCTGCGTGCCGGCAAGGTGATCATCACCTGGGCCATGGGCATCACGCAGCACAAGAAGGCCGTGCCCACCATCAAGGAGATCATCAACCTTCTGCTGCTGCGCGGAAACATCGGCAAGCCCGGCGCCGGAGCCTCGCCGATCCGCGGCCACAGCAACGTCCAGGGCGACCGCACCATGGGCATCTGGGAGCAGATGCCGCCCGCCTTCCTGGACGCGCTCGGCAAGGAATTCAGTTTCAAACCGCCCCGGGAACCCGGCGCTGACGCCGTGGAAGCCATCCGCAGAATGCGCGACGGCGGGATCAAGGTTTTCGTCGCGATGGGAGGCAACTTCGTGGCGGCCATCTCGGACACGCACGCAGCCGAGGCGGCCGTGTCGGCCACCGAAATGACCGTGCAGATTTCCACCAAACTGAACCGTTCGCATGCGGTCACAGGCGAGGAGGCCCTGATCCTGCCCACGCTCGGGCGGACGGAAATCGACCTGCAGGAAACCGGGCCGCAGTTCGTGTCCGTGGAGGACACCGTGTCCGCCGTGCACGCCTCCGAGGGAAAGGTGAAGCCGGTGGCGCCCGGGCTGCTGTCCGAGGTGGCGATCGTCAGCCGGCTTGCCCGGGCAACCGTGGACAGCCGGATCAACGCCGACTGGGCCGGGTTCGAACGGAATTACGACCTCATCCGGGACCACATCTCGCACGTGGTGGCCGGCTGCGAGGACTACAACCGGAGGATCCGGGAATGGGGCGGGTTCGTGCTGCCCAACGGTCCGAGGGACTCACGCAGCTTCCACACCCCGACGGGCAAGGCCATGCTGACCGTCAACGAGCTGGAGCACGTGGAGCGGCCCGCCGGCACGCTGATCCTGCAGACCATGCGGTCCCACGACCAGTTCAACACCACCATCTACGGGTACAACGACCGGTACCGCGGGGTCAAGAAGGGCAGGGACGTTGTCTTTGTCAGCCCCGAAGACATCACCGAACTGGGCCTCGCGGACGGGCAACTCGTGGACATCCACGGCGTCTACGGGGACGGCACCGAGCGGGTGATCCGGAAGTTCCGGGTGGTGTCCTACCCCACGGCGCGGGGGTGCGCCGCAGCCTACTACCCGGAAGCGAACGTCCTGGTGCCCCTGGAGAGCGTTGCGGAGGGCAGCCACACGCCTGTCTCCAAGGCCGTCATCGTGCGCCTGCAGCCGAGCCTGGCCTGAACGGAGGCAGTCATGGCCATCGTCACCGTGGGCGACGTCGACCTGTTCTATGAGGAGGCAGGCCGCGGCCCGGGCCTCGTGCTGGTGCACGGGTCCTGGGTGGACCACCACGAATGGGATCAAATGATGCCACTGCTCGCCGGGCATTTCCGGGTTGTCAGCTACGAGAGGAGGGGACACAGCGGCAGCTCCGCGCCGGACCGGCAGGGATCGGTCCGCGAGGATGTCGAGGACCTCTTCGGGCTCATCCGCCTGCTGGGCCTTGACCCGGCCGTGGTTGTCGGCAATTCGTTCGGCGGACTGGTGGCGCTGCGCCTGGCCGCGGCCCATCCGGAGGTGGTAGCAGCGATCGTTGTGCACGAACCGCCTGGACTGGGGCTGTTGGCTGATGACCCCGTCCATGCGGAGGTCCTCCAGGGCTTCACCGCCCGCGTGGGCGAAGTTGCGGCAGCGCTGAAGGCGGGGGAGTACGCGGAAGGTGCCGAACTTTTCGTTGATTCGATCGCGCTGGGTCCCGGAAGCTGGGAACGCCTTCCGGTGGCGCAGCAGGAGACGTTTATCCGGAATGCTCCCACCTTCCTGGACGAACTCGGTGACCCGGACAGCCTTACCCTCGATCTCGGCCAGTTACAGAAATACACCGGCCCCGTCCTCCTGACACAAGGTGACCAGAGCCCGCCGATGTTTGCCGCCGTCCTGGACCGCATCCACGGTGCCCTGCCGCACGCCCAGCGCCTCACCTGCTCCGGAGCCGGCCACATCCCGCACCTGACGCACCCGCAGGACTATGCAGAATCCGTGATCAAATACGCCGTCCAGGACGACGGCGCCTCCTGACAGAACCGAATGCCCCGGGAGGGCAGCATGAGTAATTTCCTTTTGTACCTTGATGCGTCCGACGTTCGGCCCGGGAAGCTGAACGAACTGAAGACCGCCATGGAGGACCTCACGCGCTTCGTCGAAGCCACCGAGCCACGGATCATCGCCTACAACGTCTATTTCTCAGCAGACGGCACACGCATGAACGTCCTTCACATCCACCCGGACGCAGCATCGCTGGAGTTTCACATGGAGATTCTCGGCCCGCGCCTTCCCCCGATAGCGCCCTTCGTCACGCTTCGGACCATTGAAATTTTCGGCACGGTCGGCAACGGGCTGAGGCAACAGCTTGAGGTAAAGACGCAACTGCTCGGCGGGAGCGTCATTGTCCTCGACCACCACGCGGGCTTTGCTCGAGTGCCCACCGCGTGACTTCGGGCACAGGCGCGTTGTCAACAGGTCCAAAGTCCCGAAATTTCCGGCTTCAAGCTGAGACCCTTGGATCACTTGCGTCGCATTCCGCGTCATAGTGGGTCACGACACACATTGTTAACCCGCATAGTCGCCTCTGGTTACAGTTCACTGGCAAAATGCTGAGTGATCACATGCTCGAAAGGACAAACATGCCCACGGCTATTGCAGACACCACCACGGTTCGACTCAAGTCAGTGCTCGACATTCTCGCAGAAAGCGTCCTGTCAGGTGAGACCCTCGGCGCAGGCGCCGTCCTGGCCCAGGCCACGGTTCGCGTCCCGCTGAACGAGAAGGAAAGTGAACTGCTCAGCGGAGGCATTCCCCGGGGACACAAGGCGCTTACCACCGCCACCAGCAAGCTCGTCAAGGCCGGCTGGCTCGTCAAGGGACGCAGCGGCTGGACCATTACCGAAGACGGACTCCGTGCCACTGTGGCATTCCCGGATGCCGACTCATTTGCCACCGCACTCGCCGAGGGCACTCCGGTTCCGTCCGATGTGCCGGTACCCACGGAGCTCCCGGCCCGCGCGGCAGCTCCGAAGGCCGCAGCCGCTAAGGCTCCCAAGGCAGCACCGAAGAAAAAGGCGCCGTCCAAGGCTGCCAAGGTGGTTGAAAAGGCGGCCGAGCTGATCGAAGAGGCAGTGGCACCGGTGGCGAAGGCCGTGCGCACGCGCAAGGCTGCCGCCAAGCCGGCCACAGCCGGCGAGGAGGCTGCAGAAGCCCAGGCTGTGGCGCAGGGTGCCGAGTCGATCGACCAGCCGGAAGCAGTTGCGATTGCCGGCGACTTCAACGTCCTGCTCGGCGCACCGGCGAACTGGGCACCGCAGTACGATGAATCGCAGATGAAGCTGGACGCAGTGGACAAGCTGTGGAAGCTCACCACCGACCTTCCCGCCGGGCACTACAGCTTCAAGATCGCGCTCAAC harbors:
- a CDS encoding excinuclease ABC subunit UvrA produces the protein MQHNKQASDVPFLTPDHHTDGFVRVRGARENNLRTVDVDVPRDAIVAFTGVSGSGKSSLAFGTIYAEAQRRYFESVAPYARRLIQQGHNPKVEMITGLPPAVALQQRRGTPSSRSTVGTVTTLSNSLRMLFSRAGTYPDGKAQLDSDAFSPNTAAGACPVCHGLGIAHTVSESSLVPDSSLSIADGAIAAWPGAWQGKNLRDILSHLGYDVNTPWRKLPKKHRDWILFTEEQPVVEVTPKRDRVAKPYKGRFWSAKSYVLHTLADSKSDTMRQRVLRFMETGPCDRCGGSGLTPEALDVTFAGHTIAELNAVPMTELAGIIRPTTELKDAGTASRAAVSGETNEVAVAITRDLLLRITVLLELGLGYLALGRATPTLSPGEMQRLRIATQLRSGLFGVVYVLDEPSAGLHPADAEPLQAVLEALKSSGNSVFVVEHNMDVVRRADWLVDVGPRAGEGGGEILYSGPVAGLADVESSVTRPFLFPDGEGASGGFGRKNDGGTTDGGIPATGGPPAAGGTSAAGAGREAAGWLGLRDITRHNLRKLDADFPLGVLTAVTGVSGSGKSTLVSQVLAEVVGARLHPAEDRASDATSEAEAGAGALEPLDIAETVGPVSGLEQIDRLVRVDQKPIGRTPRSNLATYTGLFDAVRKEFAATEEARARGFGAGRFSFNVAGGRCETCLGEGFVAVELLFLPGSYGPCPECQGSRYNPETLEVTYNGRNVAEVLAMTVDAAGEFLAGVPAAARSLQTLRDVGLGYLRLGQPATELSGGEAQRIKLATELQRASRGHTLYLLDEPTTGLHPADVQLLMAQLHGLVDAGNTVIVVEHEMDVVAAADWVIDLGPAGGDAGGEIVASGTPAAVARSRKSRTAPYLATALGR
- a CDS encoding adenosine deaminase, translating into METYDDAPGPGGASALSDAPVPDAKQAVSEQAVSEEAAAEQAAAEPALSEEAVSDEAAAEPPVKLLPVAELHLHIEGTLEPELIFALAERNGIELPYADLDELRARYEFTDLQSFLDLYYANMAVLQTEQDFADMTRAYLERAAAAGVRHAEIMMDPQAHVSRGVPLETCVNGVASVLANSLEEFGVSTLLIAAFLRDLSEESALDVLEQLLAMNAPIAGIGLDSAEVGNPPAKFERLFARAKEAGLHRIAHAGEEGPPSYIIDALELLDVERIDHGIRCMEDPDLVEHLVAERVPLTVCPLSNVRLRAVDTLAEHPLPAMLAAGLNVSVNSDDPAYFGGYVDDNFVQLQAVLGLSEFDRVRLASNSIRSSFAGEERKTELLAELGYS
- a CDS encoding FdhF/YdeP family oxidoreductase, translated to MPRKNPHVEEADENNLEVGKPKDWAAGIPGVYHSMQPALKHMGVGRAGKTLLGLNQKDGFDCMSCAWPDPGHRKTFEFCEQGAKAVTWEATPVVVPSEFWAANPVSELRERSEYWLGMQGRLTEPVYKPAGEDHYRPVTWDEAFSIIGSKLQGLDSPDEAAFYTSGRTSNEAAFLYQLFVRAFGTNNLPDCSNMCHESSGWAMGQTIGVGKATVSYDDFAKADLIIIMGQNPGSNHPRMLTALEDAKEAGCEIVAINPLPEAGLMRYKNPQKINGIVGRGTELADQYLQIRLGGDMALMQALSRRVLDAESKRPGKVLDHEFLREHCEGLDELRAHLASLQEATVLRATGLSSMEIDELAERYLRAGKVIITWAMGITQHKKAVPTIKEIINLLLLRGNIGKPGAGASPIRGHSNVQGDRTMGIWEQMPPAFLDALGKEFSFKPPREPGADAVEAIRRMRDGGIKVFVAMGGNFVAAISDTHAAEAAVSATEMTVQISTKLNRSHAVTGEEALILPTLGRTEIDLQETGPQFVSVEDTVSAVHASEGKVKPVAPGLLSEVAIVSRLARATVDSRINADWAGFERNYDLIRDHISHVVAGCEDYNRRIREWGGFVLPNGPRDSRSFHTPTGKAMLTVNELEHVERPAGTLILQTMRSHDQFNTTIYGYNDRYRGVKKGRDVVFVSPEDITELGLADGQLVDIHGVYGDGTERVIRKFRVVSYPTARGCAAAYYPEANVLVPLESVAEGSHTPVSKAVIVRLQPSLA
- a CDS encoding alpha/beta fold hydrolase encodes the protein MAIVTVGDVDLFYEEAGRGPGLVLVHGSWVDHHEWDQMMPLLAGHFRVVSYERRGHSGSSAPDRQGSVREDVEDLFGLIRLLGLDPAVVVGNSFGGLVALRLAAAHPEVVAAIVVHEPPGLGLLADDPVHAEVLQGFTARVGEVAAALKAGEYAEGAELFVDSIALGPGSWERLPVAQQETFIRNAPTFLDELGDPDSLTLDLGQLQKYTGPVLLTQGDQSPPMFAAVLDRIHGALPHAQRLTCSGAGHIPHLTHPQDYAESVIKYAVQDDGAS
- a CDS encoding pullulanase X25 domain-containing protein is translated as MPTAIADTTTVRLKSVLDILAESVLSGETLGAGAVLAQATVRVPLNEKESELLSGGIPRGHKALTTATSKLVKAGWLVKGRSGWTITEDGLRATVAFPDADSFATALAEGTPVPSDVPVPTELPARAAAPKAAAAKAPKAAPKKKAPSKAAKVVEKAAELIEEAVAPVAKAVRTRKAAAKPATAGEEAAEAQAVAQGAESIDQPEAVAIAGDFNVLLGAPANWAPQYDESQMKLDAVDKLWKLTTDLPAGHYSFKIALNRSWDENYGAFGAFDGANHELHHPGGRITFNYDHRTRDITLV